The following is a genomic window from Verrucomicrobiia bacterium.
CCGAAACCCCGAACATGCCGTGCAGACGTTGAAAGATCTGGTCCGGCAGGCCCGTGCCATTCAAGCCCTCGACGACGATGAACAACGCCGCAAAAAAAACCAGCAGGTGCCAGTCCACCAGCTTGAGCACTTCGTGAGTGTCGCGCCGGGCGAGCACCATGACCAGCACCCCGCCCCCCAGCGCGGTCCAGGCGAGGTTGAAACCGGCCACGAAACCGGCAAAAACCAGTGTCAGGACGATCAACGTCAACCGCAACAGCCGGTGATCCAGCGCCCGCGCCGGACCCTCCGGACGTTGAATGGTGACGTGGCGCAACACGTGCCGAAAGCTGAAGGACAGCACTGCGTATTGAACTGCCAGGCCCGCGAGCGCCACCGGCAGCAGCGACAGCGAGAACCGCAGAAAGGGTATGCCCGAGAGGTGGCCGATGATCATGTTTTGGGGGTTGCCGACCAGCGTGGCCACGCTGCCAATGTTGGCGCTCATGGCGAGCGCCAGCAGATACGGGCGCAGCGGGAGCCTGCCCCGGACCATCACCGTCACGACCAGTGGCGTGAGCATCAGGCAGACCGTGTCGTTGACGAGCACCGCCGACAGCCCGCCGGCCGTGATGATGAGATAAAACAGCAGCGCCCGCGGGGTTTTCGCGACACGCAAAATCCAGTCTGCCGCCCAATCGAAGAAGCCCGCGAGGTAAAGATACGCCGAGATGAGCATCATCCCGAGCAGGAGCACCAGCGTGTCGTAATCCACGGCGCGATAGACGCGCTCCGGCGTCATCACACCGCACGCCACCATCAGCACGGCGCCCAGCAACGCGGCGGCCGGCCGGTTCAACGGCAGCAGCTTGAACTGCCGCCCGCTGATGAGTGCATAGGTGACGCCGAAGATCGCAATGGCGAGGAGTTCCTTTTTTTCCGGACTCACGACGCTGGGTTCGGTTTAATCCGTCATGCGGACCGGGATATTTTTCCCGGTCAGAAACCGTTTCACGTCGCCCACCGTGTAGGTGCCGAAG
Proteins encoded in this region:
- a CDS encoding anion transporter yields the protein MSPEKKELLAIAIFGVTYALISGRQFKLLPLNRPAAALLGAVLMVACGVMTPERVYRAVDYDTLVLLLGMMLISAYLYLAGFFDWAADWILRVAKTPRALLFYLIITAGGLSAVLVNDTVCLMLTPLVVTVMVRGRLPLRPYLLALAMSANIGSVATLVGNPQNMIIGHLSGIPFLRFSLSLLPVALAGLAVQYAVLSFSFRHVLRHVTIQRPEGPARALDHRLLRLTLIVLTLVFAGFVAGFNLAWTALGGGVLVMVLARRDTHEVLKLVDWHLLVFFAALFIVVEGLNGTGLPDQIFQRLHGMFGVSAGAQAWNFAWFSVAGSNVFSNVPFVLVAGKWIANFAEPELMWKVMALATTLAGNLTILGSVANIIVVESSREHVEMGFWDYAKLGLPVTALTLAAGMGILLLLH